A stretch of DNA from Raphanus sativus cultivar WK10039 unplaced genomic scaffold, ASM80110v3 Scaffold0134, whole genome shotgun sequence:
acaattttatatcattttattagttttatacatgttgatttaatatatgtcagatatatattaattattagtaagaaaatagtaaaatctattatatttactaaaatttatttttaaatataagttagatttaaaaaatttcttactGCACATGATGCAGGAAAACAGCTAGTTATATTATAAACTAacactattaaaataaaatttattatataatagagTTATTCTATTTTTGTGTAAATTCTAGATAGAAAAATAGTGTGTTACTGGAGATGGAGATCCTCTTATACATTAACGCGAAATACGATGTaatcttcctttttttttgatatatctACTTGATGTGATCATATATGTATAATGTATATGAATATAAAAACACAAGTTGCAGAGGATCGAGACTATCATGCAAAGCAATGCATTCATGCACCATATCATGCAAAGCCAATACCTTTTTCCTATAGACAATACATTCACATGAAACAGACACAAGTTTTATTCATCCAGTATGTAACGTAGTACATATTTAATCAAAGAGACTAAAAGAGCAAACTTATGCTTTAAACAGTCATACAAGGATCAGTCATCTCTCCCAAACAAGAACTAGCTCATTTACCATTTCCAAGCAAACCAGTACCCTTGAATTTGTCTTCCATTATTCCATCCATACGAGCTGCCATGTCTGGAGTCAGATAATTTTTCCAATCTCCGGTCTTTCCTTTCCTGAAAAACGCGCTGTTTACATAAGGAGAAGGACGGTCTCCTCTCTTCTTATCTCCTTTGTTAGATTCAAGGTTCTTCATTGTCTCGAAGCTGCAAAGATTTACAACTTTCTCGACAGCCCCATTCTTCTCTTCCTCAGCTGTGAATCCATAACCCATAAACTCAGCCAATCTCTTCACATGAGGCAAGGGATCAGCTCTCACAGTCTCGTACTTAAGGAACAAAATCTTATCTGGATTCTCTCGGTGAGCTTTCCAATACTCCAAAACATGATCAAGATAAGGACATTCCCCGGAAATACCTTGGCAGAACATATCAAAACACTCCTCAAGACTATTGAGCTCGCCACGTTCTGACCTTTGCTTTCCGTTGAAATTCCAAAAGGAGATGAAAGTGTCCTTTGGGTCTCTCCATATGTAAACCATCTTACAACCCGACTTCACAACTGAATCAGGTAATAACTCATGTGGCAAATGAGTTGCAAACAGAGTGTTCCCTTTGTCTTGGAGAACATCAATGTGTGGGAACAGAGGGAACTCGATCTCAATGAAAGGAACAAGCTCGTGAGGGTTACGTTTGAGGAGAGGGTTTGTGGAATCTTCGAAGCGAGATCGATTGGCTATTGCGAATGTTAGTGATTTGAGCCAAGTGGTACCTGTCTTCGGGTAGCTACAGACGAGGAAGTCACTAGGTCGAGCTTGGAAGAACTCTCGTGCGTAAAGAGAACCTTCGAGGATATGCTGTACCCACCAGTGACCACAGTACTTCATAAAGGGAGCTTTGGGCCTCCAACCTTTCACGTGAGGAAACGTGGAGATCAGGTCTTGGTACCGTTTCCGATTCTTCTCGAACTCTGTTGCCTCTTTCTCGGTCTCGTCATGGTTTGGCAAGGTAGTGTCGGTTACGGTTCCTGTTGCCATGGGAGGACATGTGTTTCTGATAGACATGTGTTTCTGATAGACATGTGTTTTTGATCTGTATGAGATGAGAGATGGTTGTTGTTCGGACAAAGATCGGTTCAGGGCGGCATTTTATATTAGAAAGCAACGAACGACATTTCTCTGGCCCCTATTCAAATATTTGTGtaaagaaaaatgtttaaattaaaaagaagttATAAAATATCGAGAGTAGATAAAAGACATTGACTTTTGTTCACTAATTGgcaatttatgttttcttttgtcgtTTTATTAATCATAActactccatttttttttttctaataccCACCCAATTCCTTTTTTCTTAGACAGTACATTGACATGAAACAGAAACATGTTTTATTCATCAACACATAACGTAGTACACATAGATAAGCGTGACAAAAGGAGCGAACATATGCTTTAAACAAGGACCGATCATTTCCCGCGAACAAGAACTAGATCATTTACCATTTTCAAGCAAACCAGTACCCTTGAATTTCTCTTCCATTATTCCATCCATACGAGCTGCCATGTCTGGGGTCAGATAATTCACCCAATCTCCGGTTTTTCCTTTCCTGAAATACGCGCTATTTGTATAAGGAGAAGGATGATCTTCTCTCTCCAACCGGggcttctagctcagttggtaaagggttcacagctgtgagttccgccacctgggttcaaatcccggccactggagaattaacatttcggcatcgccagggacagaaGACCGACATGTGGTAACAcatgactagtctggaccacttatgtggggccaggatacctctgtataattcaaaaaaaaaaaaagatcttctCTCTCCTTATCTCTGTTATGCCCCGAAGAGCTTAcgtgaggaagaggaagaagggaAATGAGGAAGAAGTAAAGGAAGACTGAAGATAATGAAAGACTCTGTGGCAGAGAGTGGGTTTCATTAAAGAAAGagatagtttaataaatacataGATTGTCAGTTAGATTCTTTTTATCGAAATTGTATTGAGTGAAACTGAGTTTATGGAGAGCTGGAGCTCATCTATGGCGATCTGGTGATCGTAGCTCTGATTAACGGGGTTAATCAGTAGCGAGTTGTATTCAGTTCTCTCTTTCGTTTTCTCGTTGTGAATAAAGTACTCTGTAATTCTCTCTTTACAACTTTGTTCATAACAAATTGGTACGTCGTGACGTTCGGATCGAGATACGCGATGGGATCATTAGATGAAGATGATCAGATCGCAAGTGAAGTTCGAGGTCAGGTGCAGGATCTGACTCATGACGTGGAATACATCAAGATCGGGTGTGCGAAGCTCGCCGAGGAGTTTCACTTCTCCCAATCGCGATTCGAGACAATCGAGAAGAAGTTGGAATCGGTCGATCTCAACGTACAGGAGATGACTCGCTTGGTAGCACGGATGGAAGGGATATATTCACGCGAAAAGGCTCAAGGGAAGGAGATCGCGGGATCTTCCAATCCGCAGATCCAGGTAAACACTCCTATTCCGGAATCGGGGGGTGAAGAACGGCCGTTAGGTTATCGGAGTGTGACGGAGACTCGTAATGGTTTGCTGAAGAAAATTGATATGCCTGTTTGTGATGGTTCACGACCGTTCAACTGGATTGCTAGGGTTGAACGATATTTCAGGTTGGGCAACTATCACGGGGAAGAACGATTACAGCTAGTATCGATGATATTGGAGGGACCGGCGCTGAATTGGTATAATGGAGAGATGGATACTGAGCCGTTTCGAGACTGGCGTCAGTTTAAGAAGCGTTTGGTCGATAGATTTTGTGGCAGTGTAGAAGAAGAGCCGGGAAAGAGGTTGTTTGGCATCAAGCAGACTGGTTCAGTGCAAGACTATGTTAATGAGTTTGAAGAACTAGCAGGAATTGTGCCTAACGTGACAGATCAAAGCTTGATCGACATCTTTTACAATGGTT
This window harbors:
- the LOC108816239 gene encoding cytosolic sulfotransferase 18, translating into MSIRNTCPPMATGTVTDTTLPNHDETEKEATEFEKNRKRYQDLISTFPHVKGWRPKAPFMKYCGHWWVQHILEGSLYAREFFQARPSDFLVCSYPKTGTTWLKSLTFAIANRSRFEDSTNPLLKRNPHELVPFIEIEFPLFPHIDVLQDKGNTLFATHLPHELLPDSVVKSGCKMVYIWRDPKDTFISFWNFNGKQRSERGELNSLEECFDMFCQGISGECPYLDHVLEYWKAHRENPDKILFLKYETVRADPLPHVKRLAEFMGYGFTAEEEKNGAVEKVVNLCSFETMKNLESNKGDKKRGDRPSPYVNSAFFRKGKTGDWKNYLTPDMAARMDGIMEDKFKGTGLLGNGK